A genome region from Blautia coccoides includes the following:
- a CDS encoding AAA family ATPase: MANRIITINRMYGSNGRLIGKALAERLDIPFYDKELITLASQENDIPLEELRKVDEKRANQWHLPIKDAMQMEPQYHFQPMNDVLYESQSKIIHDLSEKGDCIIAGRCADQILEGKCKSIFIFAPFEYRVKNIMERIGREERSARSLVKKMDKRRRSYYEYFTDAKWLDMTHYDLCIDSSKFSQKHILDMLEAVYRDM, encoded by the coding sequence ATGGCTAACCGTATTATAACGATCAACCGGATGTACGGCAGTAATGGAAGACTTATCGGAAAAGCGCTGGCAGAGCGGCTTGACATTCCGTTTTATGACAAAGAACTCATTACCCTGGCAAGTCAGGAAAATGATATTCCCCTGGAAGAACTGAGAAAAGTAGATGAAAAACGGGCAAACCAGTGGCATCTTCCCATCAAAGATGCCATGCAGATGGAACCCCAGTATCACTTTCAGCCAATGAATGATGTCCTTTATGAATCCCAGTCAAAGATCATCCATGACCTGTCAGAAAAAGGTGACTGCATTATCGCAGGTCGCTGCGCAGATCAGATTCTGGAAGGCAAATGTAAAAGCATCTTCATTTTTGCCCCCTTTGAATACAGGGTAAAGAACATCATGGAACGGATCGGCAGGGAAGAGCGCAGTGCTCGCTCCCTGGTGAAAAAAATGGATAAAAGAAGGCGCTCCTACTACGAATATTTTACAGATGCAAAGTGGCTGGATATGACCCACTATGACCTCTGTATAGACAGCAGCAAATTCTCCCAAAAGCATATTCTGGATATGCTGGAGGCGGTTTACAGAGATATGTGA
- a CDS encoding SHOCT-like domain-containing protein, giving the protein MEEQLRILKMLEEGKITAEQASELLAALAPLKEAEVPSYEVANSEPVNMDYDKRMVRIIVDSSEGDKVNVQLPVTAIRQILKVTGKLPIVSENMQGVDLTEILDTVIDCLDAEAMGDIVNVESKNGDIVKIYIG; this is encoded by the coding sequence ATGGAAGAACAGTTGAGAATATTAAAAATGCTGGAGGAAGGCAAAATTACGGCAGAGCAGGCTTCAGAACTTCTCGCAGCCCTGGCTCCGCTGAAGGAAGCAGAAGTCCCATCCTATGAAGTGGCAAATTCAGAGCCGGTCAATATGGATTATGACAAAAGAATGGTGCGTATCATAGTTGACAGCAGCGAAGGAGACAAGGTGAATGTGCAGCTTCCGGTGACAGCCATCCGCCAGATCCTGAAGGTCACAGGCAAACTCCCAATTGTCAGTGAGAATATGCAGGGCGTGGATCTCACCGAAATACTGGATACCGTGATAGACTGTCTGGACGCAGAGGCAATGGGCGATATCGTGAATGTAGAGTCTAAGAATGGTGATATTGTCAAGATTTACATAGGATGA
- a CDS encoding WYL domain-containing protein: protein MSEFQELIKNFERIRDYMRQFFVYGFKVRGDYKGKSARTYDNERRRIESFLTGYTSAEYTSKGKKVYINMDSKTIPENPLYAAWKSKSFTDKDIMLHFFLPDLLKDNLRGLTSSEAAEQISLIYQTAFDSQTVRLKLREYERLGIFTSVKKGRELRYFFRPPLPMEDASHVKLWNHLMQAVSFYQGASPFGIVGSTLLDREEKQNRFFQYKHQFLVHTLEDQVLMDILSAIHQKKAVSFKNNSHRSGLTVTLQGVPLKIFVSTRTGRRYLCLYLTSRQRFQNVRLDSLSEIKLLEPFSGYEKLQEKLEKHLPHCFGVSFGGRRRMEEIHMELYINEEKEGYVLDRLSRERRGGSIQRIAKNRYLYSGYFYDTNEMLSWIKTFTGRVLHIRGNIPASVQKVTTDWERMYQMYCTGDDPDEY from the coding sequence ATGTCAGAATTTCAGGAGCTGATCAAGAATTTTGAAAGGATCCGGGACTATATGCGCCAGTTTTTCGTATACGGCTTTAAAGTCCGGGGAGATTATAAAGGAAAAAGTGCCCGCACCTATGACAATGAGAGAAGGCGCATAGAAAGTTTTCTGACCGGTTACACCAGTGCGGAATATACATCCAAGGGCAAAAAGGTATACATCAATATGGACAGCAAAACCATACCGGAAAATCCCCTTTACGCAGCCTGGAAATCCAAAAGCTTTACAGACAAGGATATCATGCTTCACTTTTTCCTGCCTGACCTGCTAAAAGACAACCTAAGGGGACTTACAAGCAGTGAAGCGGCAGAACAAATATCCCTTATCTATCAGACAGCCTTTGACAGCCAGACTGTCCGGCTGAAGCTGAGAGAATACGAAAGACTGGGAATTTTCACTTCCGTAAAAAAAGGTAGAGAGCTTCGCTATTTTTTCAGACCGCCGCTGCCCATGGAAGACGCTTCCCACGTAAAGCTCTGGAATCATCTGATGCAGGCCGTTTCCTTCTATCAGGGCGCGTCTCCCTTTGGCATTGTGGGAAGCACACTGCTTGACAGGGAAGAAAAACAAAACCGGTTCTTCCAGTATAAACACCAGTTTCTTGTACATACACTGGAAGACCAGGTTCTCATGGACATTCTATCTGCCATACATCAAAAAAAAGCTGTTTCCTTTAAAAACAACAGCCACCGAAGCGGACTCACCGTCACTTTACAGGGTGTCCCCCTGAAAATCTTTGTCAGCACACGCACTGGGCGCCGCTATCTGTGCCTGTATCTCACATCAAGACAGCGCTTTCAAAATGTGCGCCTTGACAGCCTGTCAGAGATCAAGCTTCTGGAGCCTTTTTCCGGGTATGAAAAATTGCAGGAAAAGCTTGAGAAGCATCTGCCCCACTGTTTCGGTGTCTCTTTTGGAGGCCGCCGCCGTATGGAGGAGATCCATATGGAATTATACATCAACGAAGAAAAAGAGGGCTATGTGCTGGACCGCCTGTCCAGAGAAAGGCGCGGCGGCAGTATCCAAAGGATTGCTAAAAACAGATATCTGTACAGCGGATATTTTTATGATACAAATGAAATGCTGTCATGGATCAAGACATTTACAGGCAGAGTTCTCCATATCCGGGGGAACATCCCCGCCTCCGTCCAAAAAGTCACAACGGACTGGGAACGCATGTATCAGATGTACTGCACCGGAGATGATCCGGACGAGTATTGA
- a CDS encoding WYL domain-containing protein yields the protein MKETHFDTFDKIYSCYYRVVKKILEEASVHPVTRKDMEAIASAYGYGESALTIVPKLLDRDWDLLRTEDGKHFFSKVIPCKVPLTDLQRSWLKALLADRRIQCFLSKEELEEAAHSLKDTEPLFRQEDFHYFDRCLDGDDYNSPAYRKHFRTILEALENGLVLQISYRGKHGVSVRYEAAPYQLQYSEKDDKFRLCCLKKKGGCYSLNTTLNLNKIDDCRLTSVKVPDTALHLRFSPIQKSREPVLLEISKERNSLERCMLHFANYEKHTEYDDKRDVYYCSIYYDLADETELLIDVLSFGPVIRVLGPASFLSQIRRRVKRQHEMLVR from the coding sequence ATGAAAGAAACTCATTTTGATACATTCGATAAGATTTACAGTTGTTATTACAGAGTCGTAAAGAAAATCTTAGAGGAGGCGTCCGTTCATCCTGTCACCAGAAAGGATATGGAGGCCATTGCTTCCGCATATGGATATGGTGAGAGCGCTCTCACCATTGTTCCGAAGCTTCTTGACAGGGATTGGGACCTGCTGCGCACAGAAGACGGTAAACACTTTTTCTCAAAAGTAATTCCCTGCAAGGTTCCCCTTACAGATCTGCAGCGCTCCTGGCTGAAAGCGCTTTTGGCTGACCGGCGGATACAATGTTTTCTCTCAAAAGAAGAGCTGGAGGAGGCAGCCCATTCCCTGAAGGATACAGAACCTCTTTTCAGACAGGAGGATTTTCACTATTTTGACCGCTGTCTGGACGGGGACGACTACAATTCCCCTGCATACCGAAAACATTTCCGCACGATCCTTGAGGCGCTGGAAAATGGGCTTGTTCTGCAGATATCCTATCGGGGAAAGCACGGGGTTTCCGTCCGGTACGAGGCCGCTCCCTACCAGCTTCAATACTCGGAAAAAGATGACAAATTCCGCCTCTGCTGTCTGAAAAAGAAAGGCGGGTGTTATTCCCTCAATACTACATTGAATCTGAATAAAATAGATGACTGCAGACTCACCTCCGTAAAGGTTCCTGATACCGCCCTGCATCTGCGGTTTTCTCCCATACAAAAATCCAGAGAACCCGTTCTTTTGGAAATCAGCAAAGAACGGAATTCTCTGGAACGTTGTATGCTTCATTTTGCCAATTATGAAAAGCACACAGAATATGATGACAAACGCGACGTCTATTACTGCAGCATTTATTATGACCTGGCAGATGAAACAGAACTTCTCATAGATGTTTTATCCTTCGGACCTGTGATCCGGGTGCTTGGCCCGGCTTCTTTTCTCTCCCAGATACGGCGAAGAGTAAAGCGCCAGCATGAGATGCTTGTCAGGTGA
- a CDS encoding RrF2 family transcriptional regulator, giving the protein MKISTKGRYALRMMLDIAIHDEGGPVRVKEIASRQEISTKYLEQIVSILARAGYVKSIRGPQGGYRLSRKPEEYTVGSILRLTEGSLAPVECLEGETNQCPRAEACPTLVLWQELDNAIKSVVDKYTLADLVEWQKQCSLNYII; this is encoded by the coding sequence ATGAAAATATCAACAAAAGGGCGCTATGCTCTGCGCATGATGCTGGACATAGCCATACATGATGAGGGCGGCCCGGTGAGAGTAAAAGAAATTGCGTCAAGGCAGGAAATCTCCACAAAATATCTGGAGCAGATCGTCTCCATTCTGGCCCGCGCCGGATATGTGAAAAGTATCCGCGGTCCTCAGGGCGGCTACCGCCTGTCCAGGAAGCCGGAGGAGTATACGGTGGGGTCTATCCTTCGCCTGACAGAAGGCAGCCTGGCACCTGTGGAATGTCTGGAAGGGGAGACGAACCAGTGTCCGCGTGCAGAAGCCTGCCCTACCCTTGTTCTCTGGCAGGAACTGGACAATGCCATTAAGAGCGTGGTGGATAAATACACACTGGCCGATCTGGTGGAATGGCAGAAACAGTGTTCCCTGAATTACATTATATAG
- a CDS encoding O-acetylhomoserine aminocarboxypropyltransferase/cysteine synthase family protein yields the protein MKKTERKDRNFKFETLQLHVGQEAPDPATGARAVPIYASSSYVFDDCAHAAARFDLSNAGNIYGRLTNPTQDIFEQRIAALEGGVAALAVASGAAAISYTFQNLAKQGDHIVSAKNIYGGSYNLLEHTLPDYGIETTFVDIFNKEEVESAIQENTKAVFIETLGNPRSEVVDIEAIAQIAHAHNIPLVVDNTFATPFLVRPIEFGADIVVHSATKFIGGHGTALGGVIVDSGKFDWEASGKFFSLTEPNPSYHGVSFTKAVGPAAFVTKIRAILLRDTGATLSPFHAFLFLQGLETLSLRVERHVQNALKVVEYLQKHPLVEEVHHPSVSTDPEQQRLYKKYFPNGGGSIFTFEVKGDAQKTKDFIDNLELFSLLANVADVKSLVIHPASTTHAQLTEAELAEQGIRPNTVRLSIGTENIGDILQDLEEAFGAVS from the coding sequence ATGAAAAAAACAGAGAGAAAAGACAGGAACTTCAAATTCGAGACTTTACAGCTTCATGTGGGCCAGGAGGCTCCGGATCCGGCGACAGGCGCAAGGGCAGTGCCTATCTATGCCTCTTCCTCCTATGTATTTGATGACTGCGCACATGCGGCTGCACGTTTTGACCTGTCAAATGCAGGAAATATTTACGGCAGGCTGACGAATCCTACTCAGGATATTTTTGAACAGAGGATTGCAGCGCTGGAGGGAGGTGTGGCGGCACTGGCTGTGGCATCGGGAGCAGCGGCCATATCCTACACATTCCAGAACCTGGCTAAACAGGGAGACCATATTGTCTCCGCAAAAAATATTTATGGAGGTTCCTATAATCTGCTGGAGCACACACTGCCCGATTATGGAATTGAAACCACATTTGTGGACATCTTCAACAAAGAAGAAGTGGAGAGTGCCATACAGGAGAATACAAAAGCTGTTTTTATCGAAACTCTCGGAAATCCCCGTTCAGAGGTAGTGGATATTGAGGCCATTGCACAGATTGCCCATGCCCATAACATTCCTCTTGTAGTTGACAATACATTTGCAACACCTTTTCTGGTGCGGCCAATCGAATTTGGTGCTGATATTGTGGTACATTCCGCCACAAAATTCATCGGAGGCCATGGCACAGCATTGGGCGGCGTGATCGTGGACAGCGGTAAATTCGACTGGGAGGCATCCGGCAAGTTTTTTTCCCTCACAGAGCCAAACCCCAGCTATCACGGCGTCAGTTTCACAAAAGCAGTTGGTCCGGCAGCGTTTGTGACGAAGATCAGAGCCATTTTACTGCGTGATACAGGAGCAACCCTGTCACCCTTCCATGCATTTTTGTTTCTGCAGGGATTGGAAACTCTTTCCCTGCGGGTAGAACGCCATGTACAGAATGCGCTGAAAGTGGTAGAATATTTACAGAAGCATCCGCTGGTGGAGGAGGTTCATCACCCATCTGTCAGCACAGATCCCGAACAGCAGAGACTGTATAAAAAGTATTTCCCAAATGGGGGCGGTTCCATATTCACATTTGAGGTAAAGGGTGATGCCCAAAAGACGAAGGATTTTATCGACAATTTGGAATTATTCTCCCTGCTTGCAAATGTGGCTGATGTGAAGTCGCTGGTCATCCATCCGGCTTCCACCACACATGCCCAGCTCACCGAAGCAGAACTTGCAGAGCAGGGGATCAGGCCCAACACGGTCCGCCTGTCCATAGGCACTGAAAATATAGGTGATATCCTTCAGGATCTGGAGGAGGCATTTGGTGCGGTATCCTGA
- a CDS encoding slipin family protein → MKYIIREQECGYLMKNGRFIKLLTAGKYQYPRFLGYEVLTVPMTGEVDNCGIPCEILMQQEAFSGRVVKVQLPDTSIALHFVNQAFQDVVVKPETYYWNVFQENTFRIIDITDPYMQETLPRMYIDLLPVKYYKKIVIKEGEAGLLYFDNRFEKRLDQGTHFFWNYGKEVTCRIYNLKIQQLEIGGQEILTADKVSVRLNVTVNYRITEPERLAGITDEVGKLLYTFAQLTIRDYIGRFRLDELLAQKDEIGEYIFRKLQEEQNRYCMEILSAGIKDIILPGEIRDIMNSVLAAEKKAQANVIMRREEVASTRSLLNTARLMEENQTLYKLKEMEYLEKICDKVGTITLGGGRGVLEQLAELVH, encoded by the coding sequence ATGAAATATATTATTAGAGAACAAGAATGTGGATATCTGATGAAAAACGGAAGGTTTATAAAACTCCTCACAGCGGGTAAATACCAGTATCCCAGGTTTCTTGGGTATGAGGTGCTCACGGTGCCTATGACAGGAGAGGTGGACAACTGTGGGATTCCCTGTGAGATCCTGATGCAGCAGGAAGCATTTTCCGGCCGTGTGGTGAAGGTTCAGCTTCCGGACACCAGTATAGCCCTTCATTTTGTGAACCAGGCGTTTCAGGATGTGGTTGTCAAACCGGAAACTTACTACTGGAATGTATTTCAGGAGAATACCTTCCGGATCATTGATATTACAGATCCATATATGCAGGAAACCCTGCCCAGAATGTACATAGACTTATTACCGGTAAAATATTATAAGAAGATAGTGATCAAAGAGGGGGAGGCAGGTCTGCTTTACTTTGACAACCGGTTTGAAAAAAGGCTGGATCAGGGCACACATTTTTTCTGGAACTATGGAAAAGAGGTAACCTGCAGGATATATAATTTGAAGATCCAGCAGTTGGAAATAGGCGGACAGGAGATTCTCACTGCGGATAAGGTATCTGTGCGTCTGAATGTGACAGTCAATTACCGGATAACAGAGCCGGAGCGTCTGGCAGGGATCACGGATGAGGTGGGAAAGCTTCTGTACACCTTTGCCCAGCTTACCATAAGAGATTACATCGGACGGTTCCGGCTTGATGAACTGCTGGCCCAGAAAGATGAGATTGGGGAATATATCTTCAGAAAGCTTCAGGAGGAGCAAAATAGGTACTGCATGGAAATTTTAAGTGCAGGTATCAAGGATATTATTCTTCCGGGGGAGATAAGGGATATTATGAATTCTGTTCTGGCTGCAGAGAAGAAGGCGCAGGCCAATGTCATCATGAGAAGGGAGGAGGTTGCTTCCACAAGAAGTCTGCTGAACACAGCACGGCTGATGGAGGAAAACCAGACTCTGTATAAGTTAAAGGAAATGGAGTATCTGGAAAAAATATGTGACAAAGTGGGAACCATCACTCTTGGCGGCGGCCGGGGTGTGCTGGAGCAGCTTGCGGAGCTGGTCCACTGA
- a CDS encoding helix-turn-helix domain-containing protein encodes MTEQILAVQRMQDYIEQHLNENITLAKLSEVSLYSPWYSYRLFKEYTNLTPADYIRRLRLSRSALRLRDEKCRIIDAALDMGFGSVDGYQRAFFREFGCNPKEYAVRPGPLLLFIPYGVKYRSLRKEPEEMETVKSVFVQMTDRPSRKVILKRGIEAEDYFQYCQEVGCDVWGILSSIKSISGEPVCLWLPESYRTPGTSKYVQGVEVAKDFKEPLPEGFECIDLPAAKYLMFQGEPFREEDYCQAIIEVQQAIEKYDPAILGCCWDTENPRIQLEPVGNRGYAELLPVRKI; translated from the coding sequence ATGACAGAGCAGATTCTGGCTGTCCAGAGAATGCAGGATTACATTGAACAGCATTTGAATGAAAACATCACGCTGGCAAAGCTTTCGGAGGTATCCCTGTACTCCCCGTGGTATTCCTACCGGCTGTTTAAGGAGTATACCAATCTTACTCCGGCAGATTACATCCGCCGTCTGCGGCTGTCCAGGTCCGCGCTTCGCCTGCGGGATGAGAAATGCAGGATAATCGATGCGGCACTGGACATGGGATTTGGCAGTGTGGACGGTTATCAGCGGGCTTTTTTCCGGGAATTCGGCTGTAATCCCAAGGAGTACGCAGTCAGACCGGGGCCTCTGCTTCTGTTTATCCCCTATGGTGTAAAATATAGAAGTCTGCGAAAGGAGCCGGAAGAAATGGAAACTGTAAAAAGTGTATTTGTACAGATGACTGACAGACCATCCAGAAAAGTGATATTGAAAAGAGGTATTGAAGCGGAGGATTATTTCCAGTATTGCCAGGAAGTGGGCTGTGATGTATGGGGAATCCTCTCCAGCATAAAATCCATCAGTGGTGAGCCGGTATGTCTTTGGCTTCCGGAATCATACCGCACCCCGGGCACATCAAAATATGTGCAGGGTGTGGAGGTGGCCAAAGACTTTAAAGAGCCGCTGCCGGAGGGATTTGAGTGTATTGATCTTCCCGCGGCAAAATATCTGATGTTTCAGGGAGAGCCTTTCCGGGAGGAGGATTACTGCCAGGCTATTATAGAAGTGCAGCAGGCTATCGAAAAATACGATCCGGCCATACTTGGCTGCTGCTGGGATACGGAAAATCCGCGCATACAGCTTGAACCGGTAGGAAACAGAGGGTATGCGGAACTGCTGCCGGTAAGAAAAATTTGA
- a CDS encoding DUF2089 domain-containing protein, with translation MYKVISQCPVCGGQLKVIKLKCDKCDTVIENDFHLNKFDYLSEQELFFIETFISCRGNIKEVEKELKISYPTVRSRLDEVIEKLGCKPAPVSGNKKKEILDALERGEITPEEALEQMK, from the coding sequence ATGTATAAAGTGATCAGTCAGTGTCCCGTCTGCGGAGGTCAGCTTAAAGTGATCAAATTAAAATGTGACAAGTGCGATACGGTCATCGAAAATGATTTTCATCTGAACAAATTTGATTACCTGTCCGAACAGGAGCTTTTTTTCATTGAAACATTCATAAGCTGCCGGGGCAATATTAAAGAAGTGGAAAAAGAACTGAAAATTTCTTATCCCACCGTCCGTTCCCGCCTGGACGAGGTGATTGAGAAATTGGGCTGTAAACCGGCTCCGGTTTCTGGCAATAAGAAAAAGGAAATACTGGATGCCCTGGAGAGGGGAGAAATTACCCCGGAGGAAGCTTTGGAACAAATGAAATAA
- a CDS encoding Na+/H+ antiporter NhaC family protein gives MRSRKRRWAMWGAAALMVLLCAVTVFAGEGEAAYEPNMYATFWALVPPIVAIALALITKEVYSSLFIGILVGAVFYSNFSFEGTVTQIFQGGIISVLSDSYNVGILVFLVILGIMVCLMNNAGGSAAFGRWAGEHIKSRVGAQLATILLGVLIFIDDYFNCLTVGSVMRPVTDKQQISRAKLAYLIDATAAPVCIIAPISSWAAAVSGFVEGEDGLSLFVRAIPYNFYALLTIVMMVGMVLMKVEFGSMAVHEKNAMQGDLYTTPGRPYASAETEKENMKGKVIDLVIPILCLVICCVIGMIYTGGFFEGAGFVEAFSQSDASVGLALGSFFGLVITVILYIARRVLSFRECMACIPEGFKAMVPAILILTFAWTLKAMTDSLGAAEYVGNLVQSGASGFMNLLPAIIFLVGCGLAFATGTSWGTFGILIPIVVSVFANSNPQLMIISISACMAGAVCGDHCSPISDTTIMASAGAQCDHVNHVSTQLPYAITAAAVSFISYIIAGFVQTAWIALPIAILLMLIVLVVIKMINKPIA, from the coding sequence ATGCGAAGCAGGAAAAGAAGATGGGCCATGTGGGGGGCCGCGGCACTTATGGTGCTGTTGTGCGCCGTCACTGTATTTGCCGGGGAGGGTGAGGCTGCGTATGAGCCGAACATGTATGCCACTTTCTGGGCTTTGGTGCCGCCTATTGTGGCAATTGCGCTGGCACTGATCACCAAGGAGGTATATAGTTCTCTGTTTATCGGTATTTTAGTGGGAGCTGTGTTCTATTCCAATTTTTCCTTTGAGGGAACTGTGACACAGATTTTCCAGGGAGGCATTATCAGCGTGCTTTCCGACAGTTACAATGTAGGTATTCTTGTGTTCCTTGTCATTTTGGGAATCATGGTATGTCTTATGAATAATGCAGGAGGTTCCGCTGCATTTGGCCGCTGGGCAGGCGAACATATCAAAAGCCGTGTGGGCGCGCAGTTAGCCACGATCTTATTGGGTGTGCTGATCTTTATTGATGATTATTTCAACTGTCTCACCGTGGGCAGTGTAATGCGTCCTGTTACGGACAAACAGCAGATTTCCAGGGCAAAGCTGGCATATCTCATTGATGCCACAGCTGCTCCGGTCTGCATTATTGCTCCCATCTCTTCATGGGCTGCCGCAGTCAGCGGGTTTGTGGAGGGAGAGGATGGCCTTTCTCTTTTTGTGAGAGCCATTCCCTATAACTTTTATGCGCTTCTCACAATTGTCATGATGGTGGGAATGGTACTGATGAAAGTGGAATTCGGTTCCATGGCAGTGCATGAGAAAAATGCAATGCAGGGGGATCTGTATACCACACCGGGTCGTCCTTATGCCAGTGCAGAGACGGAGAAAGAGAACATGAAGGGGAAAGTGATCGACCTTGTCATCCCCATTTTGTGCCTTGTGATCTGCTGCGTTATCGGCATGATCTATACCGGAGGCTTCTTCGAGGGAGCCGGGTTTGTAGAGGCCTTTTCCCAGAGCGATGCATCGGTAGGCCTGGCTCTTGGCAGCTTTTTCGGACTTGTGATCACTGTGATCTTATACATTGCACGCCGGGTACTCTCTTTCAGGGAATGTATGGCATGCATCCCGGAGGGATTCAAAGCAATGGTTCCGGCTATTCTGATCCTTACCTTTGCATGGACGCTGAAGGCCATGACAGACAGTCTGGGTGCGGCAGAGTATGTGGGAAATCTGGTGCAGTCAGGGGCGTCCGGATTTATGAACCTGCTTCCGGCTATTATCTTTTTAGTTGGATGCGGTCTGGCGTTTGCCACAGGAACTTCATGGGGAACCTTTGGTATTCTGATTCCTATTGTGGTTTCAGTGTTTGCAAATTCCAATCCACAGCTCATGATCATTTCCATTTCCGCCTGTATGGCAGGAGCTGTTTGCGGTGACCACTGCTCTCCAATCTCAGACACTACCATCATGGCGTCGGCCGGAGCGCAGTGTGACCATGTGAACCATGTCTCCACACAGCTTCCCTATGCTATAACAGCGGCAGCGGTAAGCTTTATATCCTACATAATTGCAGGCTTTGTGCAGACAGCCTGGATCGCCCTTCCTATAGCGATACTTCTCATGCTCATCGTACTGGTTGTGATAAAAATGATAAATAAGCCCATTGCCTGA
- the cysK gene encoding cysteine synthase A: MDRDHIYKSAAELVGSTPLMEMQNMEKEEGLGAAILAKLEYLNPAGSVKDRIAKNMLDTAEKQGLIGPGTVLIEPTSGNTGIGLASMAAARGYRLILTMPETMSVERRNILKAYGAELVLTEGSKGMNGAIAKAEELSKKIPGSFIPGQFDNVSNPEMHRKTTGPEIWNDTQGSVDVFVAGVGTGGTITGTGEYLKSQNPNIKVVAVEPTDSAVLSGGRPGPHKIQGIGAGFIPAVLNTEIYDEIIRVDNDAAIETAKKIAKKEGILVGISSGAAVFAAMELAKREEYAGKNIVVLLPDSGDRYYSTQLFQN, from the coding sequence ATGGACAGAGATCATATCTATAAAAGTGCAGCAGAGCTGGTAGGAAGTACCCCTCTGATGGAAATGCAGAATATGGAAAAAGAGGAGGGACTGGGTGCGGCGATTCTGGCAAAGCTGGAATATTTAAATCCCGCAGGCAGTGTGAAAGACAGAATAGCAAAGAATATGCTGGACACTGCTGAGAAGCAGGGGCTGATCGGGCCGGGTACGGTACTCATAGAACCAACCTCCGGCAATACCGGAATAGGTCTTGCCTCTATGGCAGCAGCCAGGGGATACCGCCTGATACTCACAATGCCGGAGACCATGAGTGTGGAGCGCAGGAATATACTGAAGGCATATGGCGCGGAGCTGGTGCTGACAGAAGGAAGTAAAGGGATGAACGGAGCCATCGCAAAAGCGGAAGAGCTCAGCAAAAAAATCCCCGGCAGCTTTATTCCGGGACAGTTTGACAATGTGTCCAATCCCGAAATGCACAGAAAGACTACAGGACCGGAAATCTGGAATGACACACAGGGCAGTGTAGACGTCTTTGTGGCAGGTGTGGGAACAGGCGGAACCATCACAGGAACAGGAGAGTATTTAAAATCACAAAATCCAAATATTAAGGTGGTGGCAGTGGAACCCACAGATTCGGCAGTCCTCTCAGGAGGCAGGCCGGGACCCCATAAGATTCAGGGCATAGGCGCAGGATTTATCCCCGCTGTACTGAATACGGAGATATATGATGAGATCATCCGGGTGGATAATGACGCGGCAATTGAAACCGCAAAGAAGATTGCAAAAAAAGAGGGGATACTGGTGGGAATTTCATCCGGTGCGGCTGTCTTCGCGGCTATGGAACTGGCTAAGAGAGAAGAATATGCGGGAAAGAATATCGTAGTGCTTCTGCCGGACAGCGGGGACCGATATTACTCCACGCAATTATTCCAGAATTAG